One Glycine max cultivar Williams 82 chromosome 3, Glycine_max_v4.0, whole genome shotgun sequence DNA window includes the following coding sequences:
- the LOC100791605 gene encoding AP-3 complex subunit mu isoform X2 → MISGVSRTRKLSFDLERQRERKMLQCIFLLSDSGEVMLEKQLSGHRVDRSICAWFWDQAISQPDSFKQQPVIASPTHYLFQVFREGITFLACTQVEMPPLMAIEFLCRVADVLNDYLGGLNEDLIKDNFIIVYELLDEMIDNGFPLTTEPNILQEMIAPPNIVSKVLSVVTGSSSNVSDTLPGATASLVPWRTADTKYANNEVYVDLVEEMDATINRDGVLVKCEINGEVQVNSHITGLPDLTLSFANPSILDDVRFHPCVRYRPWESNQILSFVPPDGRFKLMSYRVGKLKNTPIYVKPQFTSDGGRCRVSVLVGIRNDPGKTIDNVTVQFQLPSCILSADLSSNYGIVNILANKICSWSIGRIPKDKAPSMSGTLVLETGLERLHVFPTFQVGFRIMGVALSGLQIDKLDLKTVPYRFYKGFRALTRAGEFEVRS, encoded by the exons ATGATCAGTGGTGTCTCAAGGACGAGGAAACTAAG CTTTGATTTAGAGAGACAAAGAGAGCGAAAGATGTTGCAGTGCATTTTTCTTCTGTCAGATTCCGG AGAGGTAATGCTAGAGAAACAGCTTAGTGGGCACCGCGTAGATCGCTCCATATGTGCCTGGTTCTGGGACCAAGCCATTTCTCAACCTGATTCCTTCAag CAACAACCAGTTATTGCTTCTCCTACCCATTATCTATTCCAAGTTTTTCGCGAGGGAATCACCTTTTTGGCCTGCACTCAAGTCGAAATGCCGCCATTGATGGCCATTGAG TTCCTTTGTAGGGTAGCTGATGTTCTCAATGATTATCTTGGGGGGTTGAATGAAGACTTGATCAAAGACAACTTTATCATTGTATATGAG CTGCTGGATGAGATGATAGACAATGGCTTCCCTCTAACTACGGAACCTAATATCCTGCAAGAGATGATAGCTCCACCGAATATTGTTAGCAAAGTCTTGAGTGTTGTGACTGGCAGCAGCTCCAATGTGAGTGACACCCTTCCAGGTGCTACTGCGTCTCTTGTTCCCTGGAGAACGGCAGACACAAAGTATGCCAACAATGAAGTTTATGTAGATCTTGTTGAAGAAATGGATGCAACAATAAACAG GGATGGAGTTCTGGTGAAATGTGAGATCAATGGTGAGGTTCAAGTGAATTCCCATATCACAGGTCTTCCTGATTTGACTCTTTCATTTGCAAATCCTTCAATCCTTGATGATGTGAGGTTCCATCCCTGTGTTAGATATCGGCCCTGGGAATCCAATCAAATTCTTTCATTCGTGCCTCCTGATGGACGATTTAAGCTTATGAGTTACAG agtTGGAAAATTGAAGAACACCCCAATATATGTTAAGCCACAATTCACTTCAGATGGTGGAAGATGCCGTGTTAGTGTATTGGTTGGCATAAGAAATGATCCTGGAAAGACAATTGATAATGTTACTGTGCAGTTTCAACTTCCTTCTTGCATCTTATCAGCTGATCTGAGTTCAAATTATGGAATAGTAAACATCCTTGCTAACAAG ATATGCTCTTGGTCCATTGGTCGGATCCCAAAGGATAAGGCCCCTTCAATGTCGGGAACATTGGTGCTGGAGACTGGATTGGAGCGTCTTCATGTCTTTCCCACATTTCAAGTGGGTTTTAGGATTATGGGTGTTGCCCTCTCTGGTCTGCAAATAGATAAACTAGATCTAAAGACCGTACCTTACCGTTTTTATAAAGGTTTTCGAGCTCTTACTCGGGCAGGGGAATTTGAAGTCAGgtcataa
- the LOC100791605 gene encoding AP-3 complex subunit mu isoform X1, with the protein MISGVSRTRKLRYFDLERQRERKMLQCIFLLSDSGEVMLEKQLSGHRVDRSICAWFWDQAISQPDSFKQQPVIASPTHYLFQVFREGITFLACTQVEMPPLMAIEFLCRVADVLNDYLGGLNEDLIKDNFIIVYELLDEMIDNGFPLTTEPNILQEMIAPPNIVSKVLSVVTGSSSNVSDTLPGATASLVPWRTADTKYANNEVYVDLVEEMDATINRDGVLVKCEINGEVQVNSHITGLPDLTLSFANPSILDDVRFHPCVRYRPWESNQILSFVPPDGRFKLMSYRVGKLKNTPIYVKPQFTSDGGRCRVSVLVGIRNDPGKTIDNVTVQFQLPSCILSADLSSNYGIVNILANKICSWSIGRIPKDKAPSMSGTLVLETGLERLHVFPTFQVGFRIMGVALSGLQIDKLDLKTVPYRFYKGFRALTRAGEFEVRS; encoded by the exons ATGATCAGTGGTGTCTCAAGGACGAGGAAACTAAGGTA CTTTGATTTAGAGAGACAAAGAGAGCGAAAGATGTTGCAGTGCATTTTTCTTCTGTCAGATTCCGG AGAGGTAATGCTAGAGAAACAGCTTAGTGGGCACCGCGTAGATCGCTCCATATGTGCCTGGTTCTGGGACCAAGCCATTTCTCAACCTGATTCCTTCAag CAACAACCAGTTATTGCTTCTCCTACCCATTATCTATTCCAAGTTTTTCGCGAGGGAATCACCTTTTTGGCCTGCACTCAAGTCGAAATGCCGCCATTGATGGCCATTGAG TTCCTTTGTAGGGTAGCTGATGTTCTCAATGATTATCTTGGGGGGTTGAATGAAGACTTGATCAAAGACAACTTTATCATTGTATATGAG CTGCTGGATGAGATGATAGACAATGGCTTCCCTCTAACTACGGAACCTAATATCCTGCAAGAGATGATAGCTCCACCGAATATTGTTAGCAAAGTCTTGAGTGTTGTGACTGGCAGCAGCTCCAATGTGAGTGACACCCTTCCAGGTGCTACTGCGTCTCTTGTTCCCTGGAGAACGGCAGACACAAAGTATGCCAACAATGAAGTTTATGTAGATCTTGTTGAAGAAATGGATGCAACAATAAACAG GGATGGAGTTCTGGTGAAATGTGAGATCAATGGTGAGGTTCAAGTGAATTCCCATATCACAGGTCTTCCTGATTTGACTCTTTCATTTGCAAATCCTTCAATCCTTGATGATGTGAGGTTCCATCCCTGTGTTAGATATCGGCCCTGGGAATCCAATCAAATTCTTTCATTCGTGCCTCCTGATGGACGATTTAAGCTTATGAGTTACAG agtTGGAAAATTGAAGAACACCCCAATATATGTTAAGCCACAATTCACTTCAGATGGTGGAAGATGCCGTGTTAGTGTATTGGTTGGCATAAGAAATGATCCTGGAAAGACAATTGATAATGTTACTGTGCAGTTTCAACTTCCTTCTTGCATCTTATCAGCTGATCTGAGTTCAAATTATGGAATAGTAAACATCCTTGCTAACAAG ATATGCTCTTGGTCCATTGGTCGGATCCCAAAGGATAAGGCCCCTTCAATGTCGGGAACATTGGTGCTGGAGACTGGATTGGAGCGTCTTCATGTCTTTCCCACATTTCAAGTGGGTTTTAGGATTATGGGTGTTGCCCTCTCTGGTCTGCAAATAGATAAACTAGATCTAAAGACCGTACCTTACCGTTTTTATAAAGGTTTTCGAGCTCTTACTCGGGCAGGGGAATTTGAAGTCAGgtcataa
- the LOC100792664 gene encoding psbP domain-containing protein 1, chloroplastic: MANAIIMPGFLLRPTTQTTPFRLPNHTHSFHSPRCSLSLTPQSAKAFAVPRRKALSLILSSYFLSEAGLALAQQSPVFREYIDAFDGYSFQYPGSWIQVRGAGADIFFRDPFVLDENLSLEISSPSSSQYKSVEDLGPPQEAGKKVLKQYLTEFMSTRLGVRRESNILSTSSRVADDGRLYYQVEVNIKSYANNNELAVMPEARVVRLEWDRRYLSVLGVENNQLYELRLQVPENVFSEEENDLRRIMDSFRVNKIAA, from the exons ATGGCTAATGCAATTATAATGCCGGGTTTTCTGCTTCGACCCACTACCCAGACGACGCCGTTTCGGTTGCCCAATCACACTCACTCCTTCCATTCCCCTCGCTGCTCCCTTTCCCTCACACCCCAATCG GCTAAAGCTTTTGCAGTTCCAAGGAGGAAAGCATTGTCCTTGATCTTATCGAGTTACTTTCTCTCGGAGGCTGGTTTAGCATTGGCTCAACAGTCTCCTGTGTTCCGCGAATACATAGACGCATTTGATGGTTATTCATTCCAGTACCCGGGGAGTTGGATTCAAGTCCGAGGTGCCGGGGCCGACATATTCTTCAGGGACCCTTTTGTTCTTGATGAAAATCTATCTCTTGAAATTTCTTCACCTTCATCTTCCCAGTACAAGAGTGTTGAAGACTTGGGTCCACCCCAAGAAGCTGGAAAGAAAGTGCTCAAACAGTATCTGACTGAGTTTATGTCTACTAGACTCGGCGTTAGACGTGAATCAAATATTCTTTCCACGTCTTCAAGAGTAGCTGATGATGGCAGGTTATACTATCAAGTTGAG GTAAACATAAAGTCATATGCCAATAACAACGAGCTTGCTGTTATGCCAGAAGCCCGAGTGGTACGTCTGGAATGGGATCGGAGGTACCTATCTGTTCTTGGGGTTGAAAACAACCAATTGTATGAGTTGAGATTGCAGGTGCCAGAAAATGTGTTTTCAGAGGAGGAAAATGATCTTCGTCGAATCATGGATTCGTTTCGAGTGAACAAGATTGCCGCTTAG